From Phoenix dactylifera cultivar Barhee BC4 unplaced genomic scaffold, palm_55x_up_171113_PBpolish2nd_filt_p 000366F, whole genome shotgun sequence, one genomic window encodes:
- the LOC103711453 gene encoding E3 ubiquitin-protein ligase EL5-like, producing MAEEGHFPPLLSSQRLFHWSNPYLKSVKEAMIENLYDQTSPSGPSSDNEFTVKILVGFFCTLSILLCCCFCGQHHSDEGQQDRQIESSTNSAPTTTGDNRLDSAVPSSLPAFVYSTAHEGRLECSLCLTEFKDGDVGRFLPRCCHGFHKDCVDVWLNSHSTCPLCRSSTVEFGTPDLAV from the coding sequence ATGGCCGAGGAAGGTCATTTTCCTCCCCTCTTAAGTTCTCAAAGGCTTTTCCACTGGAGCAACCCCTACCTAAAATCAGTAAAAGAAGCCATGATAGAGAACTTATACGACCAGACGAGTCCCAGCGGCCCTTCCTCCGACAATGAATTTACAGTTAAAATATTGGTAGGCTTCTTCTGTACGTTGTCGATACTTCTCTGCTGCTGCTTCTGCGGCCAACACCATTCCGATGAGGGCCAACAAGATCGACAAATAGAGTCTAGCACTAACTCCGCCCCCACCACCACCGGTGATAATAGGCTTGATTCGGCGGTCCCTTCATCGCTGCCGGCATTCGTCTACTCCACTGCTCATGAAGGAAGGCTGGAGTGCTCGCTGTGCCTGACGGAGTTCAAAGACGGCGACGTGGGTCGTTTCCTCCCGAGATGTTGCCATGGTTTCCACAAAGATTGTGTCGATGTGTGGCTCAACTCTCACTCAACCTGCCCGCTTTGTCGAAGCAGTACTGTTGAATTTGGAACTCCCGACTTGGCTGTCTGA